GCTCTTCCGCCCATTCATAATCTGCAGGAGCAATAGGTAAATCCCAGCGAATAACACGCTCCTTTATTCCTAGTGCCTGTGCAAATTTTAAAAAACCATCCAAGGTATGCTCTAAGCCTGGAGTAATTCGTTCATTAACAAATAAACCATGAGCATCATTGGCTCGGTGCTCGTCATAACCTATTTTTCGTTTTGCTCTAATCAGGGGATAGAGTAGATTAGTCCTAAGACTTGCTTGTGGCGCCAGTAATACATCGAACGAACGCCCTTTCATTTGTCTTTTAAAGCGCCAATAATCCACAACACTGTTCGGCTTGTCGATTAAAATAAACTCCACACCATCCATCCCTTCCACCAAATCAAAAGCAGGCTTGGAAATGATCCAAGTCAACTTGGCTTGTGGGAGACTGGCTTGCAACGTTCTAATGAGCGGAACAGCCATTAGAACATCACCTAATGCAGATAAACGTACAATACAAATAGATTTAATCATTCTGTAAAACAAACCGCGAACCACAATAAGGACAAACTTCCACTCCAGTTTTTTCAATAGGCAAATAAACCTTAGGATGAGCATTCCACACAACCATATCCTTTGTTGGACAACTCAAAGGTAATTCATTACGATGGACTATATAATTTTTTTCGGTACTTGCTGGTTCTTTTTTAACTTTTGACATGATGTTCCTTTGATACGTGTTTGGTAGGATTATCTAATATTTCCCCAATTTTCGCTATAATCTCATCGCGAAAAGCCTCATTTTGTGGATCATAATAGAATGCTTCTCCCCAATGCCTAAGCCAGGTTAACTGGCGTTTCGCCAATTGCCGCGTCGCTGCAATCCCTTTATCACGCATGAGGGAATAATCAAAATCATCTTGCAAGTATTCAAGTACCTGCCTATACCCTACACAACGCATTGCTGGCAAGTTCATGGTTAGATTCCATTTTTGCTGTAACTGTTTCACCTCTTCAATAAAGCCTTCGGTAAGCATCTGATCAAAGCGTTGTGCTATCCGTTCGTGCAACCATGCTCTCTGCTCAGGGAAAAGAATAAAATTCACAAAGTGATAGTCCGTTTTTTCATTGGGTTGAACAAGAAAGGAGGACAATGTCTTACCGGTCAAATAATATACCTCTAGGGCACGTTGAATTCGTTGTGCATCATGAGCATGAATACGTGCAGCAGATTCTGGATCAAGATGTTCTAATTTTTGATGGAGAACAGCCCAACCACATAAAGCTGCCTCTTCTTCTAACTGCTGACGTACAACTGGATCCGCTTCGGGCAAATTAGACAACCCTTTTTGTAACGCATTAAAATACATCATCGTTCCCCCTACAAGAAGAGGAATTTTGCCATTTTTGAAAATTTCGTCACATAAAGATAAGGCGTCAGTACAAAATTGAGCAGCAGAGTAGGACTCAACAGGATCCTTAATATTGATTAAATGATGTGGCGCGCTATGCAACTCCTGAGGAGTTGGTTTGGCAGTCCCAATATCCATACCCCGATAAATCATTGCGGAATCAACGCTAATAATTTCAAAAGGATAACGTGTTACCAATTCACACGCTAAAGACGTCTTCCCTGATGCAGTAGGTCCCATTAAACAAAAAATCAATTTAACCATTCAAGATCTCGATAAAACAGCCATAAGTTTACCCTCATCCGCCCTTAAGGGCACCTTCTCCCTTCAGGGAGGAGGGATTTTTATCTTTGCCCTACATGTGAGAAAGAGCTTCATCTTGTCCCTACATGTGTGAAAAGAATTTTAATTTATTTTAAGAGGGCATCCCCTCTCCCTCCGGTGGGAGAGGGGTAGGGGTGAGGGTTGTTAATAAGTCCTGACTAAAATCAGCAATTAACAGGCCCCCACTAACTTGCTACACACTTCATTTGTTAATACTCTAAACAATCCAGGCTGCTGATTGCCCTCTTTATAAGTACGTAACAGCAGCTCATTTAAATCCATTTTTTCCTCTAAACTAAGCAGTCTAGGATCAAATACTTGTGAGCGACTCATTAACTCCATTAATGTGCTCTGCTGAACTACACCACATTCCGCAACAGAATCCAAGAACAAACGCAAATCCAAATAGGGCATACACAGAGGAATACTACGAATCTGCACTTCATGCTCTCCAATCCACTCAAGACCCACTCCTAACAGTTTGAGGCCCTGCTCCAAATGTTCTTTGTGGTTTTGGAGTTTTAAAGGCAGAGAATATCGAATCGGCACCAATAAAGGCCTACTGGCTAGAGGCAAAACCAATTGGGAAATTTGCTTTTCCAGTTTATATTGATGTAATGCCACTACATCAATAACATGCGGTTGCTGATGAATAAAGGTTAAAATGTACCTATTGGTTAAAACGACCCAAGGTAATTCAGTTTCCGAAGTATCAGGCGTTCTATTGAATTCAGTCAATTTAGGATAGGGTTCATAAACCTCTTGATTTTTACCTTGAGCTGATGGTTCGAATAAGACATATGAAGCGGCATCCTCAATATCATGTTTTGATTTCAATGCCGCACTCAATTGGGAAGTAAAAAAATCAAATACCAACCGAGGTTGCTGAAAGCGTACTTCATGCTTGGTTGGATGAACGTTCACATCCACTTCCGCATGGTTCATCGTAAGGTACAACACACATGCAGGAAATCGTCCAGGATGTAACAAACCATCATAAGCCTGTTTTAGGGCCTGGTTTACCAACTTATCCTTTACCATGCGCTGATTAATATAAACCCACAGTCGATCATTCTGACTGCGCTGAAAATTGGGACCACTTATCCATCCAGTGAGTTTCATTGCCCCATGCTCTACATCAAGATAAATGGAATCTTTAATAAAAGCATGACCCAATATCCGGGTTATACGTGTTAAGCAGGCTTGTTCGTTTGTTGCTGCAGGCAACGATAAAATTTGTTTTCCATTATGTTTGAGGGTAAGCGCAATTTTGGGCGCACTCAAAGCAAAACGTTTCACCACAGTTTCAATCGCTTGAAACTCCAGTTTTTCACTCTTTAAAAATCGTTTCCGAACTGGTGCATTAAAAAATAAATCAACCACATCCACTGTAGTTCCTACACTGCGTGCACAGGGAGAAATAGACCGTTCAGTACCTTGTACACGTAACATTGCCGCCGTCTCTTGCTCTTCCGGTTTAGAACTGATTGTAACTTTTGCTACGGAAGCAATACTGGCCAATGCTTCACCACGAAATCCCATGCTATCAATTGCATACAAGTCATCCAATGAATTAATTTTACTGGTCGCATGAGCGGCAATTGCCAAAGGTAAATCTTCTGCAAGGATGCCTGTTCCATTATCACTGATCTTAATTTGATTGAGGCCACCATAACCTATTTCGATGGTTATGATGTCAGCCCCCGCATCAAAAGAATTTTCCAATAGTTCTTTGACGACCGATGCAGGTCGCTCTATAACTTCGCCCGCAGCAATCTGATTGGCGATAAGCGGTGGTAGTTGCTGAATTCTTATGCCCATGCCGGAGGAATCACCAATTTCTGCCCCGGCTTAAGTAGGGTAATGCCGCGTAAATGATTTGTGGATTGGAGGGCTGCAACCGAAACATGATAGCGTGCGGCTATGGCGGGTAAGGTTTCCCCCGCACGAACTAAATGGACATTGTTTGTTGTCATTGCCTCGATGCGAGATCCATGAGGAGGATTTTCCCAGAAGTATCCTTTAATCCCTTGGAAAATAGCCTGACTCAAACGCGCTTGATAACTAGGGTTTGTTAAATTACGTTCTTCTATGGGATTTGAAATAAACCCTGTTTCCACTAAAATGGAAGGAATATCAGCTGACTTCAACACGACAAAACCAGCCTGCTCCACTTTGTTATTATGTAAATTGGTAAAATTACCCAGTTGATTTAAAACGCGCCCCCCCATTTGCAACCCTGCATTAATTGTTGCTGTTTGTGACAAATCAATGAGAACCGAGCGTACTACACCATTCTGATCATCCAAATCACCTAAATTCACGCCACCTAATTCGGAATAGTTTTCTTTTTCTGCAAGCCAGCGTGCCGCCTCACTCGTGGCCCCTCGTTGTGATAAAGCAAATACTGAAGCACCATTTGAATGAGGATTATTGAATGCATCCGCATGAATGGCCACAAATATATCCCCATTATATTTTCTGGCAATATCCAGGCGTTGTCGCAACCCTACATAATAATCTCCGGAACGGGTTAATACTGCACGCATCCCCGGTTGCCTATCAATTAATTGTTTTAACTTCAAAGTAATTGCCAAAACAACGTCTTTTTCCCGGCTGTGATGAGGACCTCGAGCGCCAGGGTCTTTGCCTCCATGACCCGCGTCCAAAACAACAATCACATCACGCAACTTGGAAGGCCTACCACTGACCTTAATAGGTTGTTGATTTGCTAAAATAGGATGAACTGGCTGTTTCGCTGCAGTTTTTACAGGCACTTTTGCTGGTTGTATATTCTTTATATTGGCTTTTCTGGGCAATACGGGAGCAGTCTTGGGAGGACTATTTGCTGCAATCGGCTGAGCAAGACGACCGCTATGTAATAAATCAACACGCACACCGCCAAAAGCCCCATTAGGCTTCCATGGAGCTGAACGCAGTTGTACTTGTTGATTGACCTCGAAAACTAATCTTAAAGTTCGCGGATCAGAACGCCCACTTCGAACTTGTCTCACCAACCCATTGATTAAACCCAGTTGATTTAAATCTACAGCGAGTTGTGTTTCCTTTAAATCCAATACAACTCGCTGGGGATTAGTTAAAAAGAACACTTTATGCGTAAATGGTCCATTGATTGTTAGAAAAAGGGAAGTTTGATTTCCTTGTTGTTTCAATACAATGGACTTAAGTTGAGCACTAAATGTGGCAATAGAACAAAGACACATTACAACAAAACACCATGAGCGAAATATCATGTTTCACCTGCCAGGCGAGCTAAAATTCTTTTACCCTCTGTGCTCAATGCCATTATTTGCATTTCACGTCCAGCCCCTTTAATACTTAACTTAAAACGAATATCCACATTAGGCAATGCTTTTCCTGCATTTTCAGCCCATTCAATGCAACAAATACTCCCTTGCGTAAAATAATCCCTGAATCCTAAATATTCCAGCTCCTCTTCATGATGTATTCGATAGAGATCAAAATGATGGATGGTCACATGATTGCATGTATAGCTTTCTACTAACGAAAAAGTAGGACTTTTAATCGCAGATTGAACCCCAAGATGCCTTAACATGGCGCGAATAATGGTGGTTTTACCTGCCCCCAGATCGCCACTGAAGGTCATGATTAAGGAAGGACAAAGACACTTTGCCAATCGAGCGGCAAACTGTTCACTTGCCTTTTCATCAGGTAAATCTAATCTTGCTGTATCTAATTCGCTATTTATCATCATTCAGGGTAATTTAAAATATGAGGTAACACATCGAATAAATCACTGGCCAATAATCCAGCGCCTCCCAATTCTTTGGCTACCTGGTCTCCTGCAACTGCATGCGCCCAAACACCACACTGCGCTGCATCAGCTAAAGAAAATCCTTGAGCACAAAGGCCTGCAATAATACCGCTTAATACATCACCCATGCCAGCGCTAGCCATTGCTGGATTACCCCGAGGACAAACAAAAGTATCTTTTTCAGCAGTTTGAATCACTGTGCCGGCACCTTTTAACACAACGACCCCACCATATTGTTGTTGGATGTTTGCTGCTGCTTGATATCTATCTTTCTGAATCAAATCAGTCGAACAAGACAACAGGCAAGCCGCTTCACCAGGATGGGGTGTTAAAATCCAATTATCATCCACTTGTGCATGCTCGGATAACAATCTTAATGCGGATGCATCGATAACCATAGGCAATTGTGACGTAATAGCAGTCAAAAATAGGTTAATCGCCCATTCACTCTCCCCTAGGCCAGGGCCAATAATACAGACTGAAGCACGGGCTAAAAGAGGCATTAACTCTTTAGCAGTTTTTACCCCGCACACCATTGCTTCTGGAATTAATGATAAGGCATTTTTTGCATGTTCAGGCCAAGTTGCGACAGTTACTGCGCCTGCACCAGTTCGCATCGCAGCTTTCGCGGCCAAACTAATCGCGCCAGGCATGCCTGGACCTCCGCCAATTATTAAAACATGGCCATAATTGCCCTTATGCGAATTTTTTTTACGTTCCGCAAGTGGTAAAGAGAGCGTGGCAGAGCTTAGAAGACGTGCAGCAGGAATGAGGTTGGACACACAGGGCTCAAGTTGTAACGAACAACAATGAATATCACCACAATAATCTGGACCATCTGCAGTATACATCCCCACTTTCTGGGCAATGAACGTTATGGTCGTATTGGCTTTAACACAAAAGTTTTCAACCTTTCCTGTATCGGCATTAAGACCCGATGGAATATCTAGAGCTACAACAGGTAGCCCGCTGGCATTGATCTGATGGATCGCCGATGCAATAACTCCATGTACCGGTCCTCTCAGACCAATCCCTAACAGGGCATCAATAATTAACTCGGCTTCACTATCTAAAGATTCATCCGCAGCTTGGCACTCAACCCCAGCATTGATTGCCATTAAAGCAGCATGTTGCGCGGCGAAAGGCAGATCAGCCACGGCCTTACATTGGTATATTGTGACCAGTATTCCATGTTCATGCGCTAACCGTGCAACCACATACCCATCCCCTGCATTATTACCTGCGCCACAATATACGGCAATGTGGCGCACATGCGGATAAAGCTTTTTTATAAGTAAAAAAGCCTCGGCTCCCGCCCGTGACATTAATTCATTTTCATCTAATTGAAACAAAGATGTTGCTTGTTGTTCACAAGATCTAATTTGTTCACAACGATAAAGGGAATTTGCTGGTATGGTCACCTTGTGCTCCAAATCCATTAAGACCTGTTTCATTGTACTGTCTTGGCTCAAGTTAGCAAAATGGGAACAGGACTTAGTTTGAACACGTTTCTTATATGTAGTCTAGGATGTAGTGTATAAAACCCAGGCATCAGAATTCCCGGGTTTCGGCTTTGCCTTCACCCAAGCTACGTCCATTTATTTGACTAATTTTAACGAAGGCTTACTTTTAGAAGTAGTTGAGCCCTCAGATTCACCACTAGAAGCACCAGAAGCTGCTGGAGGCGGTTCTTCTTCATCTTCTATGGCAAAAGCGATACCTCTACCATTCTCTTTCGCATAAATTTCTAATACCGCTCCAGGAGGAACAAAAATTTGCTCCGTTTTTCCTGAAAATCG
This sequence is a window from Legionella cherrii. Protein-coding genes within it:
- a CDS encoding zinc-finger domain-containing protein, which encodes MSKVKKEPASTEKNYIVHRNELPLSCPTKDMVVWNAHPKVYLPIEKTGVEVCPYCGSRFVLQND
- the miaA gene encoding tRNA (adenosine(37)-N6)-dimethylallyltransferase MiaA; this translates as MVKLIFCLMGPTASGKTSLACELVTRYPFEIISVDSAMIYRGMDIGTAKPTPQELHSAPHHLINIKDPVESYSAAQFCTDALSLCDEIFKNGKIPLLVGGTMMYFNALQKGLSNLPEADPVVRQQLEEEAALCGWAVLHQKLEHLDPESAARIHAHDAQRIQRALEVYYLTGKTLSSFLVQPNEKTDYHFVNFILFPEQRAWLHERIAQRFDQMLTEGFIEEVKQLQQKWNLTMNLPAMRCVGYRQVLEYLQDDFDYSLMRDKGIAATRQLAKRQLTWLRHWGEAFYYDPQNEAFRDEIIAKIGEILDNPTKHVSKEHHVKS
- the mutL gene encoding DNA mismatch repair endonuclease MutL, giving the protein MGIRIQQLPPLIANQIAAGEVIERPASVVKELLENSFDAGADIITIEIGYGGLNQIKISDNGTGILAEDLPLAIAAHATSKINSLDDLYAIDSMGFRGEALASIASVAKVTISSKPEEQETAAMLRVQGTERSISPCARSVGTTVDVVDLFFNAPVRKRFLKSEKLEFQAIETVVKRFALSAPKIALTLKHNGKQILSLPAATNEQACLTRITRILGHAFIKDSIYLDVEHGAMKLTGWISGPNFQRSQNDRLWVYINQRMVKDKLVNQALKQAYDGLLHPGRFPACVLYLTMNHAEVDVNVHPTKHEVRFQQPRLVFDFFTSQLSAALKSKHDIEDAASYVLFEPSAQGKNQEVYEPYPKLTEFNRTPDTSETELPWVVLTNRYILTFIHQQPHVIDVVALHQYKLEKQISQLVLPLASRPLLVPIRYSLPLKLQNHKEHLEQGLKLLGVGLEWIGEHEVQIRSIPLCMPYLDLRLFLDSVAECGVVQQSTLMELMSRSQVFDPRLLSLEEKMDLNELLLRTYKEGNQQPGLFRVLTNEVCSKLVGAC
- a CDS encoding N-acetylmuramoyl-L-alanine amidase, whose amino-acid sequence is MIFRSWCFVVMCLCSIATFSAQLKSIVLKQQGNQTSLFLTINGPFTHKVFFLTNPQRVVLDLKETQLAVDLNQLGLINGLVRQVRSGRSDPRTLRLVFEVNQQVQLRSAPWKPNGAFGGVRVDLLHSGRLAQPIAANSPPKTAPVLPRKANIKNIQPAKVPVKTAAKQPVHPILANQQPIKVSGRPSKLRDVIVVLDAGHGGKDPGARGPHHSREKDVVLAITLKLKQLIDRQPGMRAVLTRSGDYYVGLRQRLDIARKYNGDIFVAIHADAFNNPHSNGASVFALSQRGATSEAARWLAEKENYSELGGVNLGDLDDQNGVVRSVLIDLSQTATINAGLQMGGRVLNQLGNFTNLHNNKVEQAGFVVLKSADIPSILVETGFISNPIEERNLTNPSYQARLSQAIFQGIKGYFWENPPHGSRIEAMTTNNVHLVRAGETLPAIAARYHVSVAALQSTNHLRGITLLKPGQKLVIPPAWA
- the tsaE gene encoding tRNA (adenosine(37)-N6)-threonylcarbamoyltransferase complex ATPase subunit type 1 TsaE, whose product is MMINSELDTARLDLPDEKASEQFAARLAKCLCPSLIMTFSGDLGAGKTTIIRAMLRHLGVQSAIKSPTFSLVESYTCNHVTIHHFDLYRIHHEEELEYLGFRDYFTQGSICCIEWAENAGKALPNVDIRFKLSIKGAGREMQIMALSTEGKRILARLAGET
- a CDS encoding NAD(P)H-hydrate dehydratase; the protein is MKQVLMDLEHKVTIPANSLYRCEQIRSCEQQATSLFQLDENELMSRAGAEAFLLIKKLYPHVRHIAVYCGAGNNAGDGYVVARLAHEHGILVTIYQCKAVADLPFAAQHAALMAINAGVECQAADESLDSEAELIIDALLGIGLRGPVHGVIASAIHQINASGLPVVALDIPSGLNADTGKVENFCVKANTTITFIAQKVGMYTADGPDYCGDIHCCSLQLEPCVSNLIPAARLLSSATLSLPLAERKKNSHKGNYGHVLIIGGGPGMPGAISLAAKAAMRTGAGAVTVATWPEHAKNALSLIPEAMVCGVKTAKELMPLLARASVCIIGPGLGESEWAINLFLTAITSQLPMVIDASALRLLSEHAQVDDNWILTPHPGEAACLLSCSTDLIQKDRYQAAANIQQQYGGVVVLKGAGTVIQTAEKDTFVCPRGNPAMASAGMGDVLSGIIAGLCAQGFSLADAAQCGVWAHAVAGDQVAKELGGAGLLASDLFDVLPHILNYPE